The sequence CCTATTAAAGTCCTACATGGTCACAATTATGATAGCTTTTAAACATACTTATGAAAAAATATCATCATTAAATTATACCATTTTCAACAGATTAAGGTTACAATTAAACTGTCGAATACTAGATTACAATCAAATATTAAACCTAATGGAGGTATTCTCACATGCAAAAGAGTTTTACGAAACTATTGTTTTTGCTATGCGCTTTTCTTCTTTTTTCTGGACTATCTACGTTTGACCATGAAAGAGCAGTAGCGGAATCTGATGTCAAAGAAACCTCACAACAAGAAAACCTACATAAACGTTATCCCCTTGAAATCATGGAGCCTGTTCGAAAGAGCATGAGAATTAATAAGCATTCAACTGAAAAGGACGAAGTAATCATGTCCAGACCAAAAGTGGAAATCTTAGAACGGTACTACTTTGGAATCAATAAACCTAAAATAGGTTATGATGTAAAAAGGGCCGTTGAGGCTATTTTCGGTTATGATTTAGATGAGATCTCCTCTTACTTATATCATGCGGATGATAAATCGTTCTCTAGGGTTTCGACACATGCTAGTAAACAAGAGGCTTATTCTGAAGAAATTATGAAAGGTGTTCGAAAAAGCCTAGGCATAAAAAAGGATTCGGATTCCATGGACGAGCAAATAATGGCGATGCCAAAAGCAAAAGTCTTTGAACATTACTTTAATGGTACGGCGAATGAAAAATACGCCCAAGAAGCAAAAGAAGTTATTTTGAACATTTATGGGATAAACCTACAACAAATTTCTGGTCTGAAAAATATGGGGATTTCCATTGCATCAAAAGGTATATGGATTACCCATTCTGAAACGGATTTGTTTGTGATTCACTCTACTACGGATGATGTAGGTGTTAAAATTTATCCGACAGAATACTTTAAGTCTAGTACAGGAACCTCTAATTTACCAAACGATGTAAAAAATCAAATTAAAGAATTAGGTTTTTCCTATGATAATCAGATAGGCGCTTATTATTATGAAAACCCTAAAGGTGTATCCGTTCCTGATCAATTTAAAGGGAAAGTAGTTCAATCTCTTATAACTGAAATTAAAAGTGAGTATGCCTATTTAGTAGAATAATGTAATAGTAGATAAATAAAAGCCTCCTAGATGACGCTTGCTAAGGGGGGCTTTTTATGACCTTTATAATTTATATATAGTAGTGAAAGGGTAGAAAGTGAATGTTACATGTTTTATTTACTACAACCTTTCTTATAAAGAAGCTACCTTCAACTAGAAGTAAACATACCACCATTAATATGAATAAATTGTCCTGTCATATAGGTCGAATCATCTGATGCTAATAGAACATAACTTCCAACATGCTCAACAGGTTGGCCCGGACGTCCCATTAGGGTGCTCTTACCAAATTCAGAAACCTTTTCTTCGTCAAATGTTGCTGGAATTAAAGGTGTCCAAATTGGACCTGGAGCAATACCGTTTACTCGAATTCCTCTGTTAACAAGCTGTCTAGCCATAGAGCGAGTAAATGCAACCACTGCCCCTTTAGAAGAAGTATAATCTACGAGATGTTCATTTCCTACATACGGATTTATAGAAGCTGTATTAATTATAGAACTACCTTGTTTCAAATGCGGTAAAGCTGCTTTTGTCATGTGGAACATAGAGAAGACATTCGTTCGAAAAGTTTGTTCAAGTTGTTCTGCAGTGATGTTTTCTATATCATCTGTTGGGTGTTGTTCCGCTGCATTATTTACAAGGACATCAAGCTTTCCTAAATGATCAACAGTTTGCTCTACTAGTTGTTTACATGTTGATTCATCTCCAACATCCCCTGGTAAAAGCACAGCGCTTTGACCTTCAGCCTCAATCTTTGCTTTTGTGTCTTCTGCATCTTCGTGTTCGTCTAAGTACGATATTGCTACATTCGCACCTTCCTTCGCGTACCCTATTGCCACTGAACGCCCTATACCGCTGTCAGCACCTGTTATAAAAGCAACTTTTCCTTTTAATTTATTACCACTCTGATAATCTTCATCTGCATGAAGAGGTGAGGGATTCATTGGATTTTCATAACCTGGTTGTCTTTGTTGTTCTTGTTTAGGTTGTCCTTCTGTATGTCTATCAAAACGATTGCTCATCTATAGTAACCTCCTGTAATTGGTGTTATCCTAAATGTGGAAATGTTCGATTCAGATGTTTAATTCCACATATCATGCTTTTTAAACGCAAGGTTAAGTTAAATCAATAATGTTGGGTAAGATAAGTTATTTAAGATAAGAGGAATAATCTTGAAGAATTGGGTTCGAGTTAATTGTAGTGGTCCGATGCGTAAGAAGAAGAGGGCTGGGTAGGAAGCAACTCGCTTTCCTGCTGCCCTACACGACGTAGTAGTTCAACGTTGTCACACGATGTGACGGTCTTAGTTGAACCTTCCCTAATCATTGGTCTCACCAACCTCTTTCTCCTGCGGGAATCTCGCAGTTTCCTATCCAACCCTGCCGAGCTGTTGTAATTGGACCCACGCAAATACAAAGGACATCTTCTAACGGACATATATGCTCTTATTTTCTGTAAAAACCCTCTTTTGGAGAGGCTAACGGACATATAGTATCTTATTTGTGAAAAAACACACTTCATTAAGGTGATTTTTGCTAAATAGCGAAATGAATGTCCGTTACAAATGGAAAACACCCTTCAAATCGAAGAATAAGAGACTATATGTCCGTTAGTATAGCATCACTTTGTGTCATAAACCATTCCTTGTTTCAGGAATACCCTCATTCAGAAAACGTCCGATTCTAATCTGGCCATGTTTCTGTTCCTCTCTTCATCGCGGGAGGTGGCCGTGGAACAAAGAGACTCACGAGAAAGACGTAGGCAAGACCCCGCTAAGCCCTGCTTTATCTCGAACCCAAGTCTTCAACATAAGGGGGCTAACATAGAGTACTGATAATAAATTTAAAAAAAGCTAAATAAAAAAGCACATTCAATCATACCTAATGATTGAATGTGCTGATTAAGCTTTACTATTAGTTAGCTTCAGAAAGTGCTTCTTGTAATTCGAATGTGCGTACTTTTCTAGGGAGGAAGCTGCGGATTTCATCTTCGTTAAACCCTACTTGCATACGCTTTTCATCTAGTAAAATAGGGCGTTTTAGAATGCTAGGGTTATCTTCGATTAGTTTATATAAATCTCGCATGGATAGGTCTTCAAGATCAACGTCGAGATTTTGGAAGACTTTTGAGCGTTCAGAAATAATTTCTTTTGTTCCATCCTCTGTCATGCGGATAATTCCCTTAATCTCTTCTATAGATAGAGGTTGAGAGAAAATATTTCGTTCTTCATATTCTAGATTATGTTCGTCCAACCATGCTTTTGCTTTACGGCAAGAAGTACAACTTGGAGAAAGATAAACAGTAATCATAATTATACCTCCTATTACTTATATAGGGTAACGTAACTCATTT is a genomic window of Pontibacillus yanchengensis containing:
- the spxA gene encoding transcriptional regulator SpxA: MITVYLSPSCTSCRKAKAWLDEHNLEYEERNIFSQPLSIEEIKGIIRMTEDGTKEIISERSKVFQNLDVDLEDLSMRDLYKLIEDNPSILKRPILLDEKRMQVGFNEDEIRSFLPRKVRTFELQEALSEAN
- a CDS encoding SDR family oxidoreductase, whose protein sequence is MSNRFDRHTEGQPKQEQQRQPGYENPMNPSPLHADEDYQSGNKLKGKVAFITGADSGIGRSVAIGYAKEGANVAISYLDEHEDAEDTKAKIEAEGQSAVLLPGDVGDESTCKQLVEQTVDHLGKLDVLVNNAAEQHPTDDIENITAEQLEQTFRTNVFSMFHMTKAALPHLKQGSSIINTASINPYVGNEHLVDYTSSKGAVVAFTRSMARQLVNRGIRVNGIAPGPIWTPLIPATFDEEKVSEFGKSTLMGRPGQPVEHVGSYVLLASDDSTYMTGQFIHINGGMFTSS